In Oscillatoria acuminata PCC 6304, a single window of DNA contains:
- a CDS encoding COR domain-containing protein, with protein sequence MTEEELLQIIQQAAEDKVTALNLLWKGLTKLPPEIGQLSNLTVLDLSGNQLSALPPEIGQLSHLTGLYLWHNQLSALPPEIGQLSNLIRLSLDRNQLSALPLEIGQLSNLTQLDLGDNQLSALPLEIGQLSHLTQLDLGDNQLSALPPEIGQLSNLTTLELSGNPLTSPPPEIVEQGTKAVLAYLREQLHAKQPQWVSKLIVVGEGGVGKTSLLKALRGEPFNPQESTTHGIDIRTLEFLHPSKLDVTMQLNAWDFGGQQIYHATHQFFLTNRSLFLLAWNARYGYEQGKLYYWLDTLSSLAPDSPILLIATQIDDRHPSIPLAELQSKYPQIVGQCEISSKTGQGIDNLRHCIANTAAQLPLMGELWPKTWLDAANDIRFLSEKYITPQLLATRMSAAGVSPDSIPILAQYLHELGEILYFQDNPALNEIVILKPEWVTEHISRVLSSEMVKQRHGILTRAEMNQLWQELDPFMRLHFLRLLERFDLSYSIRNEAESLPEDASLIVECLPLDPPNYQPQWDGILTTGNCQEMSIKWQLNTIPAGIPTWFIARSHRFSTGLHWRNGALLTDSIPAKHLALVQAFPQQNYLQLTVRGATPQNFFTLLRDGIELTLSRFQGLQVKRTIPCFVVGCSRGLQEFDEHKLKKRYENNRLNLECEECWEKLSVVKLLYGLDLNPQTVPVSIGSNNALNLLQSQIAQLQSSVNSGHQENQAKIGELQAQSQRQFTTLFRIEQQKIESHCPSVFALRPRDTANWKKILFGQKFELQLYCEAPGEWHPALDGGLYEIEVPAEWFKVMAPHIQQLASLLKYATPIIGSKLGIGNVENYEKLLKRDIQFMQILAAELPKLQGADAMDLLQNAGKGTQVNYAPERLQGAALRVLRQLLDEKDPHHHWGGLQKVLTPEGHYLWLCEHHAREYPPT encoded by the coding sequence ATGACAGAAGAAGAACTGCTGCAAATTATCCAACAAGCTGCCGAGGATAAGGTAACGGCCCTCAACCTTTTATGGAAGGGACTGACAAAGCTGCCGCCGGAAATTGGGCAACTCTCCAATCTGACAGTGCTAGACCTCAGCGGCAATCAACTGAGTGCGCTGCCGCCGGAAATTGGGCAACTCTCCCATCTGACAGGGCTATACCTCTGGCACAATCAACTGAGTGCGCTGCCGCCGGAAATTGGGCAACTCTCCAATCTGATAAGGCTATCCCTCGATAGGAATCAACTGAGTGCGCTGCCGCTGGAAATTGGGCAACTCTCCAATCTGACACAGCTAGACCTCGGGGACAATCAACTGAGTGCGCTGCCGCTGGAAATTGGGCAACTCTCCCATCTGACACAGCTAGACCTCGGGGACAATCAACTGAGTGCGTTGCCGCCAGAAATTGGACAACTCTCCAATCTGACAACGCTAGAGCTTTCAGGCAACCCCCTCACCTCCCCACCGCCAGAAATTGTCGAACAAGGGACTAAGGCAGTTTTAGCCTATCTGCGCGAACAACTTCACGCAAAACAACCCCAATGGGTGTCCAAACTCATCGTGGTAGGTGAGGGGGGAGTTGGCAAAACTTCCTTATTAAAAGCCCTGCGGGGCGAACCTTTCAACCCCCAGGAATCCACCACTCATGGCATCGATATCCGCACCCTGGAATTCCTCCATCCCAGCAAACTCGACGTCACGATGCAACTCAACGCCTGGGACTTTGGCGGACAGCAAATTTATCATGCCACCCATCAATTTTTCCTCACCAACCGCTCTTTATTCCTCCTCGCCTGGAATGCCCGCTATGGCTACGAACAGGGTAAACTCTATTATTGGCTCGATACCCTCTCCTCCCTCGCCCCAGACTCTCCGATTCTCCTGATTGCCACCCAAATCGACGATCGCCATCCCAGCATTCCCCTCGCCGAACTCCAGAGCAAATATCCCCAAATTGTCGGACAGTGCGAAATCAGCAGCAAAACCGGACAAGGTATCGACAATCTGCGCCACTGTATCGCCAACACCGCTGCCCAACTGCCCTTGATGGGGGAACTATGGCCGAAAACTTGGCTTGATGCCGCCAATGACATCCGTTTCCTCTCGGAAAAATACATCACGCCACAACTATTGGCAACCCGGATGAGCGCCGCAGGGGTTTCCCCGGATAGCATTCCCATCCTCGCACAATATCTCCATGAACTCGGCGAAATTCTCTATTTCCAAGATAATCCCGCACTCAACGAAATCGTTATCCTCAAACCGGAATGGGTGACGGAACATATCAGCCGAGTTTTAAGCAGTGAAATGGTCAAACAGCGTCACGGGATTCTCACTCGCGCGGAAATGAACCAACTCTGGCAAGAACTCGACCCCTTCATGCGCCTGCATTTCTTGCGCTTGCTAGAGCGGTTTGACCTTTCCTATTCCATTCGCAACGAGGCAGAATCCCTTCCCGAAGATGCCAGCTTAATCGTGGAATGTTTGCCCTTAGATCCGCCGAACTATCAACCCCAATGGGATGGGATTCTGACCACCGGCAACTGTCAGGAAATGTCAATAAAATGGCAACTCAATACCATTCCTGCCGGAATTCCCACCTGGTTTATCGCCCGATCGCACCGCTTTTCTACGGGCCTCCACTGGCGCAATGGGGCCTTACTCACTGATAGCATCCCCGCGAAACATTTAGCCTTAGTCCAGGCATTTCCCCAACAAAACTATCTACAATTAACCGTGCGCGGTGCCACCCCGCAGAATTTCTTCACCCTCCTGCGCGATGGCATCGAATTAACCTTAAGCCGCTTTCAAGGATTGCAGGTGAAACGCACCATACCCTGTTTCGTTGTCGGCTGTTCACGGGGTTTGCAGGAATTTGATGAGCATAAATTAAAAAAGCGCTATGAAAACAATCGCTTAAACCTGGAATGTGAGGAGTGTTGGGAAAAACTTTCCGTAGTTAAACTGCTATATGGGTTAGACCTCAACCCGCAAACTGTCCCAGTCTCAATCGGGAGCAACAATGCCTTGAATTTACTTCAATCCCAGATTGCTCAATTACAAAGCAGTGTCAATTCGGGACATCAAGAAAATCAAGCGAAGATCGGCGAATTGCAAGCGCAATCACAACGTCAGTTTACAACCCTTTTTCGCATCGAACAACAAAAAATAGAATCCCACTGTCCCAGTGTATTTGCCTTGCGTCCCCGGGATACTGCCAACTGGAAAAAAATCCTATTCGGGCAGAAGTTTGAGTTACAACTCTATTGCGAAGCACCGGGAGAATGGCATCCGGCACTTGATGGCGGTTTATATGAAATTGAGGTTCCTGCTGAATGGTTTAAAGTCATGGCACCGCACATTCAGCAGTTAGCGAGTCTTTTAAAATATGCCACACCGATTATCGGGTCTAAACTGGGGATCGGCAATGTGGAGAACTATGAGAAGTTGCTGAAACGAGACATCCAATTTATGCAAATTTTGGCAGCAGAATTGCCAAAATTACAAGGTGCCGATGCGATGGATTTGTTACAAAATGCGGGCAAAGGAACCCAAGTAAATTATGCCCCGGAACGCCTCCAGGGGGCTGCTTTACGGGTTTTGCGGCAACTTTTGGACGAAAAAGACCCGCATCACCATTGGGGCGGCTTGCAGAAGGTTT